The sequence CAGCTCTTCTACTACTTTATTCCAGGGGCCTCTATCGTATTTCAAgtacggggagagagagagattcacaAAACTTCCGTAACTGGTGcaggagctcacacctgtaatcccagcactttgagaggccaaggtgggagaactgcttgagcccaggagtttaagaccattctgggcaatacagcaaaactctgtctcaaacaaacaaacaaacaaacaaaacaggacaGGACTGGAGGCTGACTGTGCACAGTGAGGCAGGAGAGCCAGCCAGCCCCAGACGGTGCTGAGAAGTGAAGATTTTATCAGCATTGTGGGATGGTAAGGCCGCCCGAGCAGCAGACGATTGCCACTGAAAGATGacttgttggctgggcatggtggctcacacctgtaatcccagcactttgggaagccgaggcgagtggatcacctgaggttaggagttcgagaccagcctggtcaacatggtgaaaacccatctccactaaaaaaaaaaacaaacaaaaattagctggccatggtggcacatgcctgttattccagctactaggggggctgaggcaggaggatctcttgaacctgggaggtggaggttgcagcgagctgagatcatgtcactgcactccagcctgggcaacagagtaagactacgtctcaaaaaaaaaaaataaaaaaataaaaaaaaaagaaagaaaaaaaagaaaaaagaaagaaagaaagatgacttGTTATACTCACAGTTTCTCCAGCGGAGGGAGCATGCCACGGGGGCCACAtggggaggcactggggtgccCAGGAGACAGACCTGAAGCAAGcagcttctttgtgttttctgtggGATAAGGTAGGGTAGAGAGTGGCTGGTTGAGCCATTTCAGCAGGCTCTGGGGCACAGGGGCTGTCCTGAGTTGTCCAGTACCCTGCCCCGGGTGATCAGGGCAGGTGGATGGTGGCCCGGGTGGTTGGGGTGTGGGCTCTGGGTTGGCTGGTTTGTACAGAAGAGGCACGCGCCTGCGCCAGTCCGTGACTATTTCCAGGAACTGGTAACCCCGGGAGGGGCGGTCCTTCTAATGAATAGCAAGGCCCCTGGTGTCAACGCATCAAAGTACAGAAAATCTAGCCCATGGTTACTACCGTTGACCTCTCTGACTCAGGGGGTCAAGGCTGTGGCTGAGACGAACAATGCGGGGTGAGGGTCTCTTTCCAAGTCTGCATCCAGGTTAAAGGCACCTGGGTTCAAAGCGCAGCTTTGTCTGAGAAACCTCAGTGTTTTCTTGGGCAAGTTACAGAacccttctgtgcctcagtttccccatcggCACAACGGGGATGATGACGAGCACATCAAGCGTCTGCTGGGGCAGCAGTGAAGATGAAACGAAGATGAAACGGGTTAATCAAAGACTGGCAGAGGCGCTGGGGGATGGGATCTGTGGCCCCTGGGGAAGCGTGCCAGGGCCTGCTATAATGGGGGTGCTGAGTGCAGGGCTGGGACAGGCGGGACTGCGGCCCAGACAGTGGGCTGAGCTCAGCGTCTGGGCTGGGTGGAAATGGCCGGGCTGGGGTTTTGGGGCCACCCTGCTGGACctctcctgctcctgctgctgctgctgctgccaccccGGGCCCTGCCAGAAGGATCTCTGGTGTTCGTGGCTCTGGTGAGACACCCCTGCCCCGGCCTGCCCTCAGCTCCCCCAGGGCTAGCCCTGACCAGTCCTGTCCCCAGGTATTCCGCCATGGCGACCGGGCCCCGCTGGCCTCCTACCCCACGGACCCACACAAGGAGGTGGCCTCCACCCTGTGGCCACGAGGCCTGGGCCAGCTGACCAGGGTGAGAAGTGGGTGGGAGGTGAGGGCAAGGGTGGGAGGGGTGGAGAGGGGTAGACTAAGGCTGTTCTGTCCCCAGGAGGGGGTCCGCCAGCAGCTGGAGCTGGGCCGCTTCCTGAGGAGCCGCTATGAGGCCTTCCTGAGTCCTGAGTACCGGCGGGAGGAGGTACTGCCATAGTCACCCCCACCTGGTCCCCTGACCTTCCACCTTTGACCTCCACTGACTACAACACTCTCTTTGGGCCTCCACCTCTGGCCTTTGACCTCCATCAACCTGACTTACCCTCTACCTCTAATCTCTGACCCCCGGTACACTGACTAACCCACACTGACTTCTGACTCCATCTCAACCTGTCACATCTCAACCTCTGACCTCCATCAACTCTGACTTTATTATTTGGCCTCCATCTCTGTTTTCTAGTCCTGTTGACTCCAATCAGACCTCTGGCCTCTGACATTTGACCCCAAACTTGATTTCGATCTTTGACCCTTATTGACATAACTTGCCTTCCTGACCTCTAACCTTTAACCTCTACACTTTGTCAATTCTGACCTACCTCTTTTGTTTCCTCCTATGTCTTCTGACATCCCCTAGTTACAGACAGTCCTCCTGACCTCCGATGAACATGTATTGAACTCTGACACCAAGCCTCCATGCTGCCCTCCTAAACTTGACCTCTAACCTCCAGCCTCCACCGATTCTGATCTTCCTTTTTGACCCTCATTGACTCAAATGACCCCTAAATCCAACATGGCTGTCCAGTTTAGGACTTCCAGCCCAACTGCTCCTGACATTAACCTCTGGACCCTTGATCCCAACTTCCAACATTGACAGCCACATGATTCTCAGTGTCTGACCCCTATTCCAAACTGAATCTGAGGCTTCTGATTTGCCACCACAGCTGACCTCTGACCCCAACCACGACCCCCCGCCTGCCTTCTCTCCACCCCGCTCCAGGTGTACATCCGCAGCACGGACTTTGACCGCACACTGGAGAGCGCGCAGGCCAACCTTGCCGGGCTGTTTCCCGAGGCTGCTCCAGGGAGCCCGGAGGCCCACTGGAGGCCGATCCCAGTGCACACGGTGCCCGTGGCTGAGGACAAGGTCAGGGCGCTGGACCCAGGTGTGGTGAGGGAGGGAGTGGGTGGAGAGAGAGGCAGCTCTGGGTCTGGCCACCTGAGCTAGCTCCGAGAAGCAATGCTGTCCTCGAGCCGGTCTGTCTGGCTTCTTCTGGATCTGGGAGAAACTGCGACAGACGCGGGGGCAGAGACCCCAGGTTCCCCCAACCCGCTGTGAGACCCAAGGCACGTGGctgtcctctctgagcctcagttctccCCAGCTGCTGAGGTTCCCCATGCGCAGCTGTCCCAGATACCACGAGCTGCTGCGGGAGGCCACCGAGGCCGCTGAGTACCAGGAGGCCCTGGAGGGCTGGACGGTGAGCAGGGCGGTGGCGGGGTGGGGCGAGGCGCAGGGGACCGGCCAGGGCTCACCCAGCCCCGCGCATCCAGGGCTTCCTGACTCGCCTGGAGAACTTCACGGGGCTGTCGCTGGTTGGAGAGCCGCTGCGCAGGGCATGGAAGGTTCTGGACACACTCATGTGCCAGGTGAGCCCCGCCCCTTCCCAGCCAAGGGTTTAAGGACAACTGTTTCCAATCCCAGCTTGCTACTCACTAGCCCTGTTCCCTCATGCATTTAGTTaaccctctgtgcctcagttttcccatctgcacAGTGGGGATGGCAACACCAGTATCAACACCTCCCCAGGACGCCGTGAGGATTCAAATGGTTAATCTACGCACTGTgcttacaacagtgcctggcacacagtgaagGCCTTGCTAGGGTTTGAGGCTACACATTTGGCAATTCCTCCCCACAGTCCTGTAATCAGAAAACCCAAAACCTGGGCGGTGGGAGCTGACCTGAaatagacagggtctcgctctgtcacccaggctggagtgcattatcataactcactgcagcctccatctccctggctataggaatcctcctgcctcagccttccgagtagctgaggcaggtgcacaccaccatgcctggctaattaaaaaaaaaaaaaaaaaaaaaattttttttttttttttttttttggcagagatggggtctcactatgttgcccaggaactcgtgggctcaaacaatccttttGCCTCcccaagcgctgggattacaggcgtaagccaccacacctagctagtaCTCTTACTCTTGCTAGTCTTTGCTCGCTCCAGCTCACGGAATGTTCCAAATCACAGGGTGGGAGCAGCGATGTGTGTGACTAAGGGGGCTGCCCCAGCCTTTGCTGTGTGTGTTCCATGCTGTGTGGTATCAGCACCATCAGATCTTTCTGAAGTCCAGAATGTCTGAGCTGTGAAACCCCTCTGGTCCCAGGGGTTTCAGATAAAGCCTTCTGGGCTGTGGAATGACAATGTCTATTATTAATTACTAATcgctgttggccgggcgcggtggctcacgcctgtaatcccaccactttgggaggccgaggtgggtggatcacctgaggtcaggagttcgagaccagcctagccaacatggtaaaaccccatctctactaaaaatacaaaaattagctgggcatggtggcacgcacttgtaatcacagctactcgcgaggctgaggcaggagaatcacttgaacccgagaggcgaggattgcagtgagccgagattgtgccactgcactccagcctgggtgatggagcaaggctccatctcaaaaaaaacccaaaaaaacaaaaaaagcaaaaaaaaaaaacaaaaaaaaccacactgcTGTCCACATTCATGATTTCCCAGCCTGATCCAGATCCAGCCCATGGGAGACTCAAAAGAGCAGGGGGCAGCACAGGCCTGTGGGGCCAGAGGCAAACTCGAGGGCTCAGGATGGTCCGTCAGTCTTCTCTTCCCGTCTCCCCACAGCAAGCCCATGGTCTTCCACtaccagcctgggcctccccagATGTCCTGCGGACCCTTGCCCAGATCTCGGCTTTGGATATTGGAGCCCACGTGGGCCCACCCCGGGCAGCAGAGAAGGCCCAGTTGACAGGGGGTGAGGTGtggggctgggaggctggggtgccTCCCTCTGGGAGATTCTAAGCTCTTTTTTCCCATCCTCAGGGATCCTGCTGAACGCTATCCTTGCAAACTTCTCCCGGGTCCAGCGCCTGGGGCTGCCCCTCAAGATGGTCATGTACTCAGCCGTGAGTCCTTGGGAAGCAGTGCCATAtgacactgaggcacagggatGAGGGTGACAGCGATTTGGGTGAGGAAGAGCCTGCGGTCCCAATGGACCCCAGTCCATTGTCTTGGGTAGCCTGTATCTCCAAACCCTACTCTTGGGCTATATCATTAGTCTGGAAAGAGGGAGGTGATGGTGTTACGGGAGGAAGAATGTATGAATTAAAGATAATTCCTTgttttcattaagaaaatattggccgggcgcggtggctcaagcctgtaatcccagcactttgggaggccgagacgggccgatcacgaggtcaggagatcgagaccatcctggctaacacggtgaaaccccgtctcggccgggcgcggtggctcacgcctgtaatcccagcactttgggaggccgaggcgggcggatcacaaggtcaggagatcgagaccacggtgaaaccctgtctctactaaaaatacaaaaaattagccgggcgcggttgtgggcgcctgtagtctcagctacccgggaggctgaggcaggagaatggcgtgaacccgggaggcggagcttgcagtgagccgagatcgcgccactgcactccagcctgggcgacagagcgagactccgtctcaaaaaaaaaaaaaaaaaaaaaaaaaagaaaccccgtctctactaaatacaaaaaactagctgggcgaggtggcgggcgcctgtagtcccagctactcgggaggctgaggcaggagaatggcgtaaacccgggaggcggagcttgcagtgagccgagatctggccactgcactccagcctgtgcgacagagcgagactccgtctcaaaaaaaaaaaaaaaagaaaaaaaagaaaatattggactAAGCAGTCTGTCCTT comes from Macaca fascicularis isolate 582-1 chromosome 19, T2T-MFA8v1.1 and encodes:
- the ACP4 gene encoding testicular acid phosphatase, with translation MAGLGFWGHPAGPLLLLLLLLLPPRALPEGSLVFVALVFRHGDRAPLASYPTDPHKEVASTLWPRGLGQLTRVRSGWEVRARVGGVERGRLRLFCPQEGVRQQLELGRFLRSRYEAFLSPEYRREEVYIRSTDFDRTLESAQANLAGLFPEAAPGSPEAHWRPIPVHTVPVAEDKLLRFPMRSCPRYHELLREATEAAEYQEALEGWTGFLTRLENFTGLSLVGEPLRRAWKVLDTLMCQQAHGLPLPAWASPDVLRTLAQISALDIGAHVGPPRAAEKAQLTGGILLNAILANFSRVQRLGLPLKMVMYSAHDSTLLALQAALGLYDGHTPPYAACLGFEFRRHLRDPDKNGGNVTISLFYRNDSAHLPLPLSLPGCPAPCPLRRFYQLTASARPPAHGVSCHGPYEAAIPPAPVVPLLAGAVAVLVALSLGLGLLAWRPGCLRALGGPV